From a single Lacerta agilis isolate rLacAgi1 chromosome 3, rLacAgi1.pri, whole genome shotgun sequence genomic region:
- the GEMIN6 gene encoding gem-associated protein 6 — MPLLLYRLDYKETRISSLAVQQIGNMTEWQRKTPLEWLTYVNKEIEVLAAEKQKYKGWVLTVDPVSANILLANPLENGKVSISGILGHAVQEVKILSEASDAMKEKLAHLFMPGESQTYSQEELEDKKNSLKNWLEKNHIPVREQGESQTTLCVAGVLTIDPPYGPEDCNSSNEIILSRVQGLMQSYLGLQQ; from the exons ATGCCTCTCCTTCTTTACCGGCTGGATTACAAGGAAACCCGCATTTCATCTTTAGCG GTTCAGCAAATAGGAAATATGACTGAGTGGCAGAGGAAGACACCTTTGGAATGGTTGACTTATGTGAATAAAGAAATTGAAGTTCTGGCTGCTGAGAAACAGAAGTATAAAGGATGGGTTTTAACAGTCGATCCAGTGTCTGCCAA CATTCTCCTGGCAAATCCACTTGAGAATGGGAAAGTGTCTATTTCAGGCATCTTGGGGCACGCAGTGCAAGAGGTGAAGATATTGTCCGAAGCGTCTGATGCTATGAAAGAGAAACTTGCTCACCTATTCATGCCTGGAGAAAGCCAAACCTACAGTCAAGAGGAGCTGGAGGACAAGAAAAACAGCTTGAAGAACTGGTTGGAGAAAAACCATATTCCTGTAAGGGAGCAAGGAGAGTCACAAACAACACTCTGTGTTGCAGGGGTGTTGACTATTGACCCACCGTATGGACCAGAGGATTGCAATAGTTCCAATGAAATAATTTTGTCTCGAGTTCAAGGGTTGATGCAAAGTTATCTTGGCCTTCAGCAATGA